From Agrobacterium tumefaciens, a single genomic window includes:
- a CDS encoding HAMP domain-containing protein: MLQNLKIKTKFLMTIAILGVISLAGLLYVTHSFSAANQAYGNFLQNESNAATFGPRGAAGMWTATTWLSRALAQDPASPAFKDLSARFTKEIAGARDRLAQIPGIVPSRKAAIDELIAGADGLKAIGESLLAAHTAGDEVKVADLSSKLDQAIVDLSPKFGANNGAMAEILNSGAKRLSDEVSTTILYAIVGMLLGIGLAVVLAMAIAHKGITAPMARLRERMVSLAAGETDAEVVGLDRKDEIGQMAEAVAIFRTNALERSRLEREAEDNRSLSERERIEREQQRAREASEVKFAVESLAEGLSNLSDGNVVYRIEKPFTAVLDGVRNDFNASASKLQRALEQVAENARSIEAGSSEIRSAADDLAKRTEQQAASVEETAAALEEITTTVKDAARRAHEAGVLVTRTRAGAEKSGEVVQNAVKAMEQIEKSSGEISNIIGVIDDIAFQTNLLALNAGVEAARAGDAGKGFAVVAQEVRELAQRSANAAKEIKALINNSNQQVQSGVELVGATGVALESIVAEVQEINRHVNAIVESAQEQSSGLQQINTAVNAMDQDTQKNAAMVEESTAASHGLARDAAALNALLSQFKLSTRPQYAVRPAGQQDAPATSPARSLARKVASAFSGNAALDTSNDWQEF, encoded by the coding sequence ATGCTGCAAAATTTAAAGATCAAGACCAAGTTTCTGATGACAATCGCCATTCTCGGCGTGATTTCGCTTGCTGGGCTGCTGTATGTTACGCACAGTTTCAGTGCTGCAAATCAGGCATATGGCAACTTCCTGCAAAATGAGAGCAATGCCGCGACCTTCGGTCCGCGTGGTGCCGCAGGCATGTGGACAGCGACGACGTGGCTTAGCCGTGCGTTGGCGCAGGACCCGGCATCACCCGCATTCAAGGATCTTTCCGCCCGTTTCACCAAGGAAATTGCCGGAGCCCGCGACCGGCTCGCGCAAATTCCCGGGATCGTTCCAAGCCGCAAGGCGGCAATCGATGAACTGATCGCCGGTGCCGATGGTCTGAAGGCCATTGGGGAAAGCCTTCTTGCAGCGCACACGGCAGGCGATGAAGTCAAGGTTGCGGATCTCTCAAGCAAGCTTGACCAGGCAATCGTCGATCTCTCCCCGAAATTTGGCGCCAACAACGGCGCCATGGCAGAAATCCTTAATAGCGGTGCAAAGCGGCTTTCTGACGAGGTGTCCACCACGATCCTCTATGCGATCGTTGGCATGCTCCTCGGCATTGGTCTTGCGGTCGTTCTGGCAATGGCGATTGCCCACAAGGGTATTACGGCGCCGATGGCGCGCCTGCGTGAACGCATGGTGTCTCTTGCCGCCGGCGAAACGGATGCTGAGGTAGTCGGCCTTGATCGCAAGGATGAAATCGGTCAGATGGCCGAAGCTGTCGCGATCTTCCGCACCAACGCCCTTGAGCGCAGCCGCCTCGAGCGCGAAGCCGAAGACAACCGCAGCCTTTCCGAGCGCGAGCGCATCGAGCGCGAACAGCAGCGCGCCCGTGAAGCATCGGAAGTGAAATTCGCTGTCGAAAGCCTTGCGGAAGGCCTGAGCAATCTGTCTGACGGCAATGTCGTCTACCGTATCGAGAAGCCGTTTACCGCCGTTCTCGATGGCGTCCGCAACGACTTCAACGCGTCGGCCAGCAAACTTCAGCGGGCGCTGGAGCAGGTTGCCGAAAATGCACGCAGCATCGAGGCCGGTTCGTCTGAAATCCGATCCGCTGCCGATGATCTTGCCAAACGGACCGAACAGCAGGCCGCGTCTGTCGAAGAGACTGCCGCTGCACTCGAAGAAATCACAACGACAGTCAAGGACGCGGCTCGCCGCGCCCATGAGGCAGGCGTGCTCGTCACGCGCACCCGCGCCGGTGCCGAGAAATCCGGCGAGGTCGTCCAGAATGCCGTCAAGGCAATGGAGCAGATCGAGAAGTCGTCGGGTGAGATCAGCAACATCATCGGTGTCATCGACGATATCGCCTTCCAGACCAACCTTCTTGCTCTCAATGCCGGCGTTGAAGCCGCTCGCGCCGGTGATGCTGGAAAGGGCTTTGCCGTGGTTGCTCAGGAGGTTCGTGAGCTTGCCCAGCGTTCCGCCAATGCTGCGAAGGAAATCAAGGCACTGATCAACAATTCGAACCAGCAGGTCCAGAGTGGGGTGGAACTGGTCGGAGCAACCGGTGTGGCGCTAGAAAGCATTGTTGCCGAGGTGCAGGAGATCAACCGTCACGTGAACGCAATCGTAGAATCGGCTCAGGAACAGTCGTCTGGCCTGCAGCAGATTAACACGGCCGTCAATGCGATGGATCAGGACACGCAGAAGAACGCTGCCATGGTGGAGGAATCCACGGCCGCAAGCCACGGCCTGGCACGCGATGCCGCTGCGCTGAACGCTCTGCTGTCGCAGTTCAAGCTCTCGACCCGTCCTCAATATGCGGTACGTCCGGCAGGTCAGCAGGATGCACCGGCAACCTCTCCAGCCCGTAGTCTCGCGCGCAAGGTTGCATCTGCCTTCTCGGGCAACGCCGCGCTCGACACGTCAAACGATTGGCAGGAATTCTAA
- a CDS encoding LysR family transcriptional regulator, which yields MLDLTQVRSFVVVATELNFSRAAKRLNITQPPLSRQIKLLEQQLDVTLFERSSRRVVLTPAGMAFLIEAQKLLELGNSAITATRRIARGNVGTVKIAFVGATTYSFLPRFIAHARAAAPHIDLELVQMETAEQLQSINSGEVDLGLSRPLSGNHHLQSLCVEREPMMLAIPRSHPLASKRRPSLTSLSGEAFIMFSPAARYLHEKLNKVMTENAVTPRIVQSMTHSQAILSLVSAGIGLAVVPAGTQNACFDNVVFRAMDMREECTAELHAIWSPDNRNPLLPEIRDIIASQIDPGRHP from the coding sequence ATGCTGGATTTGACACAGGTTCGCTCATTTGTCGTCGTTGCAACGGAACTGAATTTCAGCCGTGCGGCAAAACGCTTGAACATCACACAGCCGCCACTCAGCCGGCAAATCAAGCTGCTTGAGCAGCAGCTTGACGTCACTCTTTTTGAAAGAAGCAGCAGACGCGTGGTCCTGACGCCTGCCGGCATGGCATTTCTGATTGAGGCACAGAAACTTCTTGAGCTCGGCAACTCGGCGATAACGGCAACAAGAAGGATCGCGCGCGGCAACGTCGGTACGGTAAAAATCGCCTTTGTGGGCGCTACCACTTACAGCTTTCTCCCACGCTTCATTGCTCACGCCCGTGCCGCAGCCCCCCATATCGATCTTGAACTGGTGCAAATGGAAACGGCCGAGCAGCTTCAATCCATCAATTCTGGTGAGGTCGATCTTGGGCTTTCGCGCCCACTCAGCGGCAACCATCATCTCCAGAGCCTGTGTGTCGAGCGAGAGCCCATGATGCTGGCCATCCCGCGCTCGCATCCGCTTGCAAGCAAACGGCGGCCTTCACTGACATCCCTGAGTGGAGAAGCTTTCATCATGTTTTCGCCGGCCGCGCGATATCTGCATGAGAAGCTGAACAAGGTGATGACGGAAAATGCTGTCACACCCCGCATCGTTCAAAGCATGACCCACTCACAGGCCATTCTCTCACTTGTCAGTGCCGGGATCGGCCTGGCGGTGGTGCCCGCAGGCACTCAGAACGCCTGCTTTGACAATGTTGTCTTTCGCGCGATGGACATGCGGGAGGAATGCACGGCAGAGCTTCACGCCATCTGGAGCCCAGACAATCGCAATCCCTTGCTACCGGAAATACGTGACATCATCGCATCTCAGATTGACCCCGGCCGGCATCCATAG
- a CDS encoding mandelate racemase/muconate lactonizing enzyme family protein, producing MDTQSAKTNHLQQSVGSDSIAWIRLSSIFLPLKTPISDAKVLTGRQKPLTEVAFLFAEIETKQGHSGIGFSYSKRAGGPGQYEHAKEIANVLIGEDPNDIGKLWNKLCWAGASVGRSGLAVQAIAAFDVALWDLKAKRAGLPLAKLLGAHRDSVRCYNTSGGFLSSPIEEVLENVEHSIAAGIGGIKIKVGQPDMSVDLKRVAAVHERIGGRAAMMVDANQQWDRPSAMRFGRLMEPYNLTWIEEPLDAYDVEGHAALAAQLDTPIATGEMLASVLEHISLIQNNAVDFIQPDAPRVGGITQFLKICALAEAKKLQLAPHFAMEIHLHLAAAYELEPWVEHFDWLDPLFNERLEIQGGRMLVPNRPGLGITLSEQAAHWTRATAEFGVRP from the coding sequence ATGGATACGCAGTCGGCAAAGACAAACCATCTGCAGCAAAGCGTCGGCAGCGACAGTATTGCCTGGATCAGGCTGTCATCGATCTTCCTGCCTTTGAAAACACCGATCAGTGATGCCAAGGTTCTGACCGGCAGGCAAAAACCTCTGACCGAGGTGGCTTTTCTCTTTGCGGAGATTGAAACGAAGCAGGGGCATAGCGGGATCGGTTTCAGCTATTCCAAACGTGCCGGCGGGCCCGGACAATATGAACATGCAAAGGAAATCGCCAACGTCCTGATTGGTGAAGATCCTAACGATATTGGCAAGCTCTGGAACAAGCTATGTTGGGCAGGCGCTTCGGTTGGGCGTAGCGGCCTGGCCGTGCAGGCGATTGCGGCATTCGACGTGGCACTGTGGGATTTGAAGGCGAAGCGTGCCGGTCTGCCATTGGCAAAATTGCTGGGCGCGCATCGCGACTCCGTCCGATGCTACAACACCTCCGGCGGTTTTCTATCGTCGCCGATCGAGGAAGTGCTGGAGAATGTCGAGCACTCCATTGCCGCCGGCATCGGCGGCATAAAGATCAAGGTTGGTCAGCCGGATATGAGCGTTGACCTGAAGCGCGTCGCGGCGGTTCATGAGCGCATTGGCGGGCGGGCAGCGATGATGGTCGATGCCAACCAGCAATGGGATCGTCCCAGCGCCATGCGTTTCGGACGGCTCATGGAGCCTTATAACCTCACATGGATCGAGGAGCCGCTCGATGCCTATGACGTCGAAGGTCATGCGGCACTTGCAGCGCAGCTCGATACGCCGATTGCCACCGGCGAAATGCTGGCGAGTGTGCTGGAGCACATCTCGCTGATCCAGAACAATGCCGTGGACTTCATTCAGCCGGACGCACCGCGCGTCGGCGGTATTACGCAGTTCCTCAAGATATGTGCATTGGCGGAGGCTAAAAAACTGCAGCTCGCCCCCCATTTTGCGATGGAAATTCATCTCCATCTGGCAGCGGCTTACGAGCTCGAGCCGTGGGTGGAGCACTTTGACTGGCTCGATCCGCTGTTCAATGAGCGGCTGGAGATCCAAGGGGGGCGAATGCTGGTCCCAAATCGTCCAGGTCTGGGCATTACTTTGTCGGAGCAGGCTGCACATTGGACACGGGCGACGGCCGAATTTGGCGTCCGGCCGTAA
- a CDS encoding LacI family DNA-binding transcriptional regulator: protein MSEHDRNKYASATGPVTLADIAKLAGVSPVTVSRAINTPALVKPRTLEAIERVIAKTGYVPNLLAGGLASRRTRLIAAVVPSVASTIFAETIEGLNAELVSAGYQLLLGLSGYDPGRELELTRAILARRPDGIILTGITHMKETRAMLTGAGLPIVEIWDSTPSPLDTAVGFSHSAVGALVAEHLLIRGYDRYAQVGANDPRAVQRRDGFVNRLKGIADVELPALEMNSPSTFRDGRIAMAQLLDRGEGSLGVFCSSDVVAHGALAEAHARGCRMPDDLAIIGFGDFDFAPYTHPPLTTVRIDRRDIGTKAARSILRKIDGDETVEAMINIDFHIVARGTA from the coding sequence ATGTCCGAACACGACAGGAACAAATATGCCTCGGCAACCGGCCCGGTGACGCTTGCCGATATCGCCAAGCTGGCGGGCGTCTCTCCGGTCACAGTATCTCGCGCCATCAACACCCCTGCCTTGGTCAAACCTCGCACGTTGGAAGCAATCGAACGCGTGATCGCCAAAACAGGCTATGTGCCCAATCTGCTGGCTGGCGGCCTCGCCTCCAGAAGAACGCGCCTGATCGCGGCCGTCGTTCCTTCTGTCGCAAGCACCATATTTGCCGAGACCATCGAAGGCCTCAATGCCGAGCTGGTATCTGCCGGTTACCAGCTTTTGCTCGGGCTCTCCGGTTACGATCCAGGCCGCGAACTGGAACTGACACGTGCAATTCTCGCGCGGCGCCCGGACGGCATCATCCTGACAGGCATCACCCACATGAAAGAAACCCGTGCCATGTTGACCGGTGCGGGGCTGCCAATCGTCGAGATATGGGATTCCACACCCTCACCGCTCGACACAGCCGTTGGTTTCTCGCATTCCGCCGTTGGGGCGCTGGTCGCCGAACATCTTTTGATCAGGGGTTACGATCGCTATGCGCAGGTTGGCGCGAACGATCCACGCGCTGTGCAACGTCGGGATGGTTTTGTTAATCGTCTGAAGGGGATTGCAGATGTCGAGTTGCCGGCTCTGGAGATGAACTCGCCCTCCACGTTCCGGGACGGGCGCATCGCAATGGCGCAGCTTCTTGATCGTGGTGAAGGCTCACTCGGCGTGTTCTGCTCGTCCGACGTCGTGGCCCATGGTGCGCTGGCTGAAGCTCATGCACGCGGCTGCCGAATGCCGGATGACTTGGCTATCATCGGTTTCGGCGATTTCGACTTTGCGCCTTACACCCATCCACCGCTCACGACTGTACGGATCGATCGCCGCGATATTGGCACGAAAGCCGCGAGATCCATCCTGCGCAAGATTGACGGTGACGAGACCGTGGAAGCGATGATCAACATCGACTTCCACATCGTTGCGCGCGGAACGGCCTGA
- a CDS encoding tripartite tricarboxylate transporter substrate binding protein, with protein MNLKRFMTLAAATAALCTVALQASHADEYPTKTVTVIVPFAAGGNTDTFGRLVAEELDKRLGQRFIVENKPGAGGNIGLGDLARSKPDGYTIGMGTVSSNAINQTLYKTLPYDKEKGFAPISLIASLPNVLVVNPDKIKANSVEELVAFLKTEPGKHTYASSGVGTSIHLAGELLATKADIKITHVPYKGSSQAILDVVGGHVDMMFDNIPTAAQQVKAGKVKALAVTSLEKADLLPDVPTMASVIPGFEATSWHGLFAPPGTPPEIVEKLSKEVQAIIADPAMKSKLEAMGVTPVGNSSAEFQAFIDKETAKWAEVIKAANVPLQ; from the coding sequence ATGAACCTCAAGCGTTTCATGACGCTCGCTGCGGCGACGGCCGCACTATGTACCGTCGCTCTGCAGGCAAGCCATGCTGACGAATACCCGACCAAGACGGTAACGGTGATCGTTCCTTTCGCCGCAGGTGGCAACACAGACACGTTCGGTCGCCTCGTTGCGGAGGAGCTGGACAAGAGGCTGGGGCAGCGCTTCATCGTTGAAAACAAACCGGGCGCAGGTGGCAACATCGGTCTCGGTGACCTCGCGCGCTCCAAGCCGGATGGTTACACGATTGGTATGGGAACGGTCAGTTCCAACGCCATCAACCAGACGCTCTACAAGACGCTGCCTTACGACAAGGAAAAAGGCTTTGCGCCGATCTCCCTGATTGCCAGCCTGCCAAACGTTCTTGTGGTCAACCCGGACAAGATCAAAGCCAATTCGGTAGAAGAGCTGGTTGCATTCCTGAAGACGGAGCCAGGCAAACACACCTACGCGTCTTCAGGGGTCGGTACATCCATTCATCTTGCCGGCGAGCTTCTTGCGACCAAGGCCGACATCAAGATCACCCACGTGCCCTATAAGGGCAGTAGCCAGGCTATACTCGATGTTGTTGGCGGGCATGTCGATATGATGTTCGACAATATCCCGACAGCGGCGCAGCAGGTGAAGGCAGGAAAGGTCAAGGCGCTTGCCGTGACAAGCCTCGAAAAAGCAGACCTTCTGCCGGACGTGCCTACGATGGCAAGTGTCATCCCTGGCTTCGAGGCGACCTCGTGGCATGGACTGTTTGCACCTCCAGGCACGCCCCCTGAAATCGTCGAAAAGCTTAGCAAGGAAGTGCAGGCCATCATTGCCGATCCCGCGATGAAGTCGAAACTGGAAGCGATGGGTGTAACGCCGGTCGGCAATAGCTCCGCTGAGTTCCAGGCGTTCATCGACAAGGAAACGGCCAAGTGGGCCGAGGTCATCAAAGCCGCCAACGTGCCGCTGCAGTGA
- a CDS encoding tripartite tricarboxylate transporter TctB family protein, whose translation MLKIRNGRDFLGGVTMICVGLLFIWFGRELQVGNSFQMGPGYFPIMLSLLLIVIGSLIVCQSIMVDAGDDEPEAWNWKAYFCVILAPVGFGLVLSGLGLAPTMFLLIAGVATASRYAKWRHSILLGLFMAAASVILFTKLLSLPVSAFGPWVPFVGDFF comes from the coding sequence ATGCTTAAAATAAGGAACGGCCGCGACTTTCTCGGCGGCGTTACGATGATCTGTGTCGGCCTGCTGTTCATCTGGTTCGGCAGAGAACTGCAAGTCGGCAATTCCTTTCAGATGGGACCGGGTTATTTCCCGATCATGCTGAGCCTGCTTTTGATCGTGATCGGCAGCCTGATCGTCTGTCAGTCGATCATGGTCGATGCGGGAGACGATGAACCGGAAGCGTGGAACTGGAAAGCCTATTTCTGCGTGATCCTGGCACCTGTCGGATTTGGTCTGGTGCTCTCCGGGCTTGGTCTGGCGCCCACCATGTTTCTCCTGATTGCAGGCGTCGCCACCGCTAGCCGTTATGCAAAATGGCGTCACTCCATCCTGCTCGGTCTGTTCATGGCTGCTGCCTCGGTCATTCTGTTTACCAAGCTCCTGTCGCTCCCTGTCAGTGCATTCGGACCTTGGGTGCCCTTCGTCGGCGACTTCTTCTAA
- a CDS encoding tripartite tricarboxylate transporter permease, which yields MDIFSNLWLGASTAFMPMNLLYGFIGCLLGTAIGVLPGLGPTATIAMLLPITFGLPPESALIMLAGIFYGAQYGGSTTAILINLPGESSSVVTAIDGYQMARNGRAGAALATAALGSFFAGTVATVLLAVAAPPLAAVALNFGPAEYFSLMVLGLVASVALASGSLLKAFAMIVFGLVLGTVGTDVESGAPRYVFNIPELYDGLNFVAVSMGIFGICEILRNLENEQERSVGVKRVTGLMLTREDFRRIKGPVLRGTALGSFLGILPGGGAMLASFASYAMEKRLSPNSSEFGKGAIEGVAAPESANNAGAQTSFIPMLTLGIPGNPVMALMVGAMIIQGITPGPNVISDEPDLFWGMIVSMWSGNLMLVILNLPLIGLWVRMLTVPYHLLFPAIIGFCCIGAYSINNSVFDVFVMAAFSVIGFALSKLRFEPAPLLLGFILGPMLEENLRRAMLISQGDPSIFVRSLLSLSLLIFAVIVLVLVLSPSISRKREEAFTE from the coding sequence ATGGATATCTTCTCTAACCTCTGGCTCGGTGCATCGACTGCCTTCATGCCGATGAACCTGCTTTATGGCTTTATTGGCTGTCTGCTGGGTACTGCAATCGGCGTGTTGCCAGGACTTGGTCCGACAGCGACCATTGCCATGCTTCTGCCCATCACGTTCGGCCTTCCACCGGAATCCGCCCTCATCATGCTGGCCGGTATCTTTTATGGCGCGCAATATGGTGGATCGACGACGGCGATCCTGATCAATCTTCCAGGCGAAAGCTCGTCCGTCGTGACAGCAATCGACGGCTATCAAATGGCCCGCAACGGTCGTGCAGGCGCCGCACTCGCGACAGCAGCCCTTGGTTCCTTTTTTGCGGGCACGGTGGCGACCGTTCTCCTTGCTGTCGCGGCACCACCGCTCGCAGCCGTCGCGCTCAATTTCGGGCCTGCGGAATATTTCTCGCTCATGGTGCTCGGCCTAGTGGCTTCGGTCGCACTTGCGAGCGGTTCCCTGCTCAAAGCGTTCGCGATGATCGTCTTCGGTCTGGTCCTTGGCACAGTCGGAACTGACGTAGAAAGCGGTGCACCCCGCTACGTCTTCAATATTCCCGAACTCTATGACGGGTTGAATTTCGTTGCCGTCAGCATGGGCATCTTCGGGATCTGCGAAATCCTGCGCAATCTTGAGAACGAGCAGGAACGTTCGGTTGGCGTCAAGCGTGTGACGGGTTTGATGCTGACCAGGGAAGATTTCCGCCGCATCAAGGGGCCTGTCCTACGCGGTACTGCACTCGGCTCGTTCCTTGGCATATTGCCTGGCGGCGGTGCGATGCTGGCATCCTTCGCATCGTATGCAATGGAAAAGCGCCTGTCTCCCAATAGTTCCGAATTTGGCAAGGGTGCGATCGAAGGTGTCGCCGCACCTGAATCGGCAAATAATGCCGGTGCTCAGACGTCCTTCATTCCCATGCTGACGCTCGGCATTCCCGGCAACCCGGTTATGGCGCTGATGGTCGGTGCGATGATCATCCAGGGCATCACCCCTGGTCCGAATGTCATCTCGGACGAACCGGATCTGTTCTGGGGCATGATCGTGTCGATGTGGTCGGGTAATCTCATGCTCGTCATCCTGAACCTGCCATTGATCGGGCTTTGGGTGCGTATGCTGACCGTTCCCTATCACCTGCTTTTTCCGGCGATTATCGGCTTCTGCTGCATCGGCGCCTACAGCATCAACAACAGCGTTTTCGATGTGTTCGTCATGGCGGCTTTCAGCGTTATCGGATTTGCACTGAGCAAGTTGCGATTTGAGCCTGCACCGCTGCTCCTCGGTTTCATCCTCGGCCCGATGCTGGAGGAAAACCTGCGGCGCGCCATGCTGATCAGTCAGGGTGATCCGTCGATCTTCGTGCGCAGTCTGCTCAGCCTGTCGCTGTTGATCTTTGCCGTCATCGTACTGGTTCTCGTGCTTTCGCCGAGCATCAGCCGCAAACGCGAAGAAGCTTTCACGGAATAG
- a CDS encoding dihydroxy-acid dehydratase has translation MAVKKNYEELRSARWMLPDDQRSFGHRSRTMQMGYAPEDWEGRPIIAIINTWSDAQPCHMHFRERVEWVKRGVLQAGGFPMELPALSLSENFVKPTTMLYRNMLAMETEELLRSHPVDGAVLMGGCDKTTPGLVMGAVSMGLPFVYLPAGPMLRGNYAGKALGSGTDGFKYWDERRAGTISKEEWQGIEGGIARSYGHCMTMGTASTMTAIAEAMGLTLPGASSIPAADANHQRMSATCGRRIVEMVWEDLTPEKIITPAAVTNAVTVAMATGCSTNAIIHLIAMARRAGVPLELDDLDRIGRTTPVIANIRPSGTTYLMEDFFYAGGLRALMKQLGDKLDPTAISVTGKPLVEGLEDVKIWNEDVIRPLSNPVYHEGSLAVLKGNLCPDGAVIKPAACDVKFHRHKGPALVANSYSELKTIIDDPDYPLTPETVLVLRNAGPQGGPGMPEWGMIPMPKALLKLGLRDMVRISDARMSGTSFGACVLHVSPEAFVGGPLALLKTGDLVELDIPARSLNMLVSADELEARRAAWVAPEPRYERGYGFMFTKHIEQADKGCDFDFLKTEFGAKVPEPAIN, from the coding sequence ATGGCAGTTAAAAAAAACTACGAGGAATTGCGCTCAGCGCGCTGGATGCTGCCGGATGATCAGCGTTCTTTCGGCCACAGGTCGCGAACCATGCAGATGGGCTATGCGCCGGAAGACTGGGAAGGACGGCCGATCATTGCCATCATCAATACCTGGTCGGATGCGCAGCCCTGCCACATGCATTTTCGCGAGCGGGTGGAATGGGTGAAACGAGGCGTGCTGCAGGCCGGTGGCTTTCCGATGGAGCTGCCTGCGCTCTCCTTGTCTGAGAATTTCGTCAAGCCAACGACCATGCTTTATCGCAATATGCTGGCGATGGAGACTGAGGAACTGCTGCGTTCGCATCCCGTCGACGGTGCCGTTCTGATGGGTGGTTGTGACAAGACGACGCCCGGGCTTGTCATGGGGGCAGTCTCCATGGGGTTGCCCTTTGTCTATCTGCCAGCCGGCCCCATGTTGCGCGGCAATTATGCAGGCAAGGCGCTCGGCTCGGGAACCGATGGCTTCAAATATTGGGACGAACGACGAGCTGGCACCATTTCCAAGGAGGAGTGGCAAGGCATCGAGGGGGGAATTGCCCGCAGTTACGGCCATTGCATGACAATGGGAACAGCCTCGACCATGACGGCGATTGCAGAGGCCATGGGACTGACGCTTCCGGGGGCCTCCTCCATTCCCGCCGCCGATGCCAACCACCAGCGCATGTCGGCGACTTGCGGGCGGCGGATTGTGGAGATGGTTTGGGAGGACCTGACACCGGAAAAAATCATCACCCCGGCGGCCGTCACCAATGCTGTGACGGTGGCGATGGCCACCGGTTGCTCGACCAACGCTATCATCCACCTTATCGCCATGGCGCGCAGGGCCGGTGTGCCGCTGGAACTTGACGATCTCGATCGTATCGGCCGCACCACCCCGGTTATTGCCAATATTCGTCCATCCGGTACGACCTATCTGATGGAGGATTTTTTCTATGCAGGCGGGTTGCGCGCTCTGATGAAGCAGCTCGGAGACAAGCTGGACCCGACCGCGATCAGTGTCACTGGCAAGCCGTTGGTTGAAGGCCTGGAGGACGTAAAAATCTGGAACGAGGACGTTATCCGTCCGCTCTCCAACCCCGTTTATCACGAGGGTTCGCTTGCCGTGCTGAAGGGCAATCTTTGCCCTGATGGCGCCGTCATAAAGCCTGCGGCCTGTGATGTGAAATTCCACCGGCACAAAGGCCCGGCTTTGGTGGCAAACAGTTACTCTGAACTGAAAACGATCATCGACGATCCGGATTATCCGCTGACGCCGGAGACCGTTCTCGTGTTGCGCAATGCTGGCCCTCAGGGCGGTCCCGGCATGCCGGAATGGGGGATGATCCCGATGCCAAAGGCGCTGCTGAAACTCGGTCTGCGCGACATGGTACGTATCTCTGATGCTCGGATGTCGGGGACGAGTTTCGGTGCCTGCGTGCTGCATGTTTCGCCCGAAGCTTTTGTTGGCGGTCCCCTGGCGCTCTTGAAAACCGGCGATTTGGTCGAACTGGATATTCCGGCGCGCAGCCTCAACATGCTCGTTTCTGCCGATGAGCTTGAAGCGCGGCGCGCCGCGTGGGTGGCGCCCGAGCCTCGTTATGAACGGGGCTATGGCTTCATGTTCACCAAGCATATCGAGCAAGCCGACAAAGGCTGTGATTTCGATTTTCTGAAGACTGAGTTTGGCGCCAAGGTGCCGGAGCCGGCGATCAACTGA
- a CDS encoding ribonuclease activity regulator RraA gives MKSETRDKLMGVSVATLCSALYKRGLKNQTIQDVRPVRPKGRNMVGPAFTLRYMPAREDRNPMTVFRDPKHPQRHAIETCPEGHVLVMDSRKDARAASAGDILITRLMVRGGAGVVTDGGFRDAMTIGELDIPAYHHRPSSPTNLTLHEAIDINVPIGCGDVAVFPGDIMVGDDDSVIVIPAEIADEIADEAVEMTAYEDFVVERVKEGHTIIGLYPATEENNLALFAKWREANGR, from the coding sequence ATGAAATCCGAAACCCGTGACAAGCTGATGGGTGTATCCGTCGCCACGCTCTGCTCGGCGCTCTACAAGCGCGGACTGAAAAATCAGACGATCCAGGACGTTCGGCCGGTGCGGCCGAAGGGCCGCAACATGGTCGGCCCCGCCTTTACCTTGCGCTATATGCCGGCGCGGGAGGATCGCAATCCGATGACGGTGTTTCGTGATCCGAAACACCCGCAACGCCATGCGATCGAAACCTGCCCGGAAGGCCATGTGCTGGTCATGGATAGCCGCAAGGATGCCCGTGCGGCTTCGGCCGGCGATATTCTCATTACCCGACTGATGGTGCGCGGCGGGGCAGGGGTGGTTACCGATGGTGGTTTTCGTGATGCCATGACGATCGGCGAACTGGATATACCCGCCTATCATCACCGGCCATCCAGCCCGACCAATCTGACGCTGCATGAAGCGATCGATATCAATGTGCCGATCGGCTGCGGTGATGTTGCGGTGTTTCCGGGCGATATCATGGTGGGCGACGACGACAGCGTGATCGTCATTCCGGCGGAAATCGCCGACGAGATTGCCGATGAAGCGGTCGAAATGACAGCCTATGAGGATTTCGTCGTAGAAAGGGTCAAGGAAGGGCACACCATCATCGGGCTCTATCCGGCGACGGAGGAGAACAATCTCGCGCTCTTTGCCAAGTGGCGTGAAGCAAACGGGCGGTGA